In Mugil cephalus isolate CIBA_MC_2020 chromosome 20, CIBA_Mcephalus_1.1, whole genome shotgun sequence, the following are encoded in one genomic region:
- the LOC124997416 gene encoding protein PET100 homolog, mitochondrial isoform X1 → MKETRGVRQIHNMVLYLSFPVTMFWISNQAEYFEEYIVKRKREIFPPDEGLQRKELEDFKERMRARKEQRMLKNLSAQSEN, encoded by the exons ATGAAAGAGACAAGGGGCGTCAGACAGATACACAAT ATGGTGTTATATCTGTCCTTCCCTGTGACCATGTTTTGGATATCAAACCAAGCGGAGTACTTTGAAGAATACATAGTTAAGAGGAAG AGGGAAATCTTCCCTCCTGACGAGGGATTGCAG AGGAAAGAGCTGGAGGACTTCAAAGAGCGAATGCGGGCTCGAAAGGAGCAGCGGATGTTAAAAAATTTGTCTGCCCAATCTGAGAATTGA
- the LOC124997416 gene encoding protein PET100 homolog, mitochondrial isoform X2 — protein MGVKIEVFRMVLYLSFPVTMFWISNQAEYFEEYIVKRKREIFPPDEGLQRKELEDFKERMRARKEQRMLKNLSAQSEN, from the exons ATGGGTGTTAAAATAGAGGTATTTAGG ATGGTGTTATATCTGTCCTTCCCTGTGACCATGTTTTGGATATCAAACCAAGCGGAGTACTTTGAAGAATACATAGTTAAGAGGAAG AGGGAAATCTTCCCTCCTGACGAGGGATTGCAG AGGAAAGAGCTGGAGGACTTCAAAGAGCGAATGCGGGCTCGAAAGGAGCAGCGGATGTTAAAAAATTTGTCTGCCCAATCTGAGAATTGA